CAAATCCTCGTACAGCGGCGGCGAAGACAACTGTATCGAGGTCGCTGCCAACCTCGTCGCTTCGCATGGCATGGTCCCCGTCCGTGACTCCAAGAACCCCAACGGCCCTGCCCTTGGCATCCCCGCCGACGCCTTCTCGTCCTTCGTGGCGGGCGTCAAGGCTGGGCAGTTGGGCACTTTCTGATCGTCTGAGCACTACAACGGTCGCGTCGCGTCTCGGAGTTGGGGGTGCAGCGGGACCGATGGCTATGGGAAGGGGCGCGTAATGGCAATCGAATCTCCCCGATGGTTCAAGTCCTCGTACTCCAGCGGCGGAGAGCAGTGCATCGAGATTGCCGACCTTCGTCGGTCGTCCCTTGCTGCTGTCGCCGTGCGTGATTCGAAGGAACCGGACGGACCGGCTCTGCTGGTTGAACCCGCCGCGTTCGCTGGTTTCGCTACGTTCGCTGCCACCTTCGAGGTCTGATCAAGGCGTCTGCGAACAGCCTGCTCTTGCCTCACCTGGAAGGAAAGCGGAAGTGGTCAACAACAGGAGCCTGAGGTCGACCGATCTCCCCGGTGCCGACTGGCGGAAGTCGTCGTACAGCGGCGGTAATGCGGGCCAGTGCGTCGAGGTCTCCATCAACCTCGTCGCTTCGTGCGGCATGGTTCCCGTCCGTGACTCCAAGAACCCGAGCGGTCCTGTCCTGGGCGTTCACGTTGACGCGTTCTCGTCGTTCGTGGCAGGCGTCAAAGCCGGTCACCTCGGTACTGTCTGACCTTCCGAGCGCCGCAACGGCCCCGTCGCGCCCCTGAGTTGGAGGTATGGCGGGGCCGATTGCTATCCAAGGGCACCCGCTGGACCCAGTGACGGACCGTGGGCTAGCCGCAGCAGTCGCAGCCAGGCCGACAGCCGCACGCATCATCCGTCTCGTTCAGCGGGGCGCCCATGGCGGCGGCCGGGGGTGCGCAGCAGCCCTTGCCCTGCCAGGCGTCGCGGCCTTCCTTCACGGCGATGGCGGCGATGACGAGGGCGGCGATGGGGTCGGCCCAGGACCAGCCGAGAGTGGCGTTGAGGAGCAGGCCGACCAGGAGTACGGCGGACAGATAGGTGCACAGGAGGGTCTGCTTGGAGTCGGCGACCGCGGAGGCGGAGCCGAGTTCGCGGCCGGTACGACGCTGGGCGGCGGACAGGAAGGGCATGACCGCGAGGGAGAGCGCGGCGATGACGATGCCGAGGACGGAGCGTTCGGCCTCGCCGGTGCCGGTCAGGGCGCGGGCTGCGTCGAAGGTGACGTATGCGGCGAGGGCGAAGAAGGAGACGGCGATGATCCGCAGGGTGCGCTGCTCGCGCGCCTCGCGTGCGGCGTGGTCGCGGGCGGAGAACTGCCAGGCCACCGCAGCGGCGGAGGAGACCTCGATGACGGAGTCGAGGCCGAAGCCGATCAGGGCGGTGGAGGAGGCGCGGGCGCCGGCGGTGAGGGCGACGATCGCTTCGATGACGTTGTAGGTGATCGTCGCGGCGACCAAGAGGCGTATCCGGCGGGCAAGCGCGTCGCGGCGGGCCGGGGAGGGGCCGAGGGATACGGATATCTCGGCGGTCATGTCAGCAGCAGCCCTTCTCGTCGGCGTCGGGGCAGGTGCGGTCGGTCTCGACGGCGACCACGGCGGTGCGCAGGTCGTCGAGTGCGTGGCCGAGGCGTTCGTCGGCGAGCTCGTAGCGGGTGCGGCGGCCGTCGGGGGCGGTGACTACCAGGCCGCAGTCACGCAGACATGCCAGGTGGTTCGACAGCCGGGTGCGGGAGATGTCGAGCGCGTCGGCGAGGTCGGCAGGGTAGGCCGGGGCGTCGCGCAGGGCGAGCAGGATGCGGCAGCGGATCGGGTCGGCGAGCGCGCGGCCGAATCGGGCCAGCACCTCGATGTCGGTGGCAACGGAAAGCACGGCACGAAAGTACACGTGATCCTGAATTCAGAGAAGCGTGAACCGATCGGCGCCCACCAGCCCAGCCCAGCACAGCCCGGCCCGCCCAGAGCGCGCACAGGTTCTGTCAGTGCTCCCCAGTACTCTCCCCACCATCGATCACCGACCGTGAGGAACAAGAGAGTTGACCGCCCTGACCGCTTTCCCGCTGCCCTTTCAGTCGTCCCGTTCCACCGGGTTCGCGACACCCCGAACGCTGAGGGAACTCCAGATGATGGAGTGCAGCGCTCACATACGGGCGAAGCCGGGGTGGTTCGAGAAGAGGAACGACGCCGACATCGTCGCCAAGTGGACGCGGGAAGCGATCGCCCAAGGCCTCACCGAAGCGCAGGTGCGCTACGTACTCGCCGAACTCGCGCATTACGCCGCGCTGCGGGACGAGCGCACCGGCATCGAGGTGTCCACCGTCGACGGCGTGTGGCACTCGGACGCACTGGTCGAGGACTCTCTCGGGTCCCGGCTGCGGGAGGCGGTCCGGGTTCTGGAGGAGGTTCCCGAGGCGGAGAAGGACTGGCACCCCGGGTCCGACGGGCAGGTGCTCGATCTCGTTCATCCCTCGCTGTTCTGCCTGGTGAACGGGGTGAGCGGCGGGCCCGAGCGGGCCTGGCGGAATCCGACGAACCGCTACGCGCGGTACGAGTTCTCGGAGAAGTTCCAGTGGCTGCCCACGGACGTCGACGTCCGCGAGGACGGCGAGGTCGTCTTCCGGTCGTACGTGAACAACGTGCACCCCGAGGATCACCGCGAACTGGCCGCCGTACTGCCGGAGTTGTTCGCGCGTATGCGCCCGCTGTTCGAGAACGTGCTCACCGATCTGCGCCATCCGCGGCCGCTGCGGATCGAGGCCGATCCCTACGGGTGGTACGACTCGGAGCCGGAGTATCCGGACAAGGACTCCTACAGCGATGACGCGGCCTACCAAGAAGCCGTCCGTACCTATGAAGCGGCCCAGGACGACTGGTGGGAGAACCGCTGCCCGGTCGTCCCGGACGCGCCGGACTTCACCCCGCCCGAGGTGCCCGAGGACTCCGCCCGAATAGACCTGCGCGGCCGTCGACTCCAGGTCATCGTCAAGCTCGCCACGATTCAACTCACCCCGGACAAGCCGGAGTACGACGGCGGTTCCTGGCACGTCGAGGGGATGCTGAACGAGCGGATCGTCTCGACCGGGATCTACTACTGGGACAGCGAGAACATCACCGAGAGCACGCTGGGCTTCCGGGCGGCACTCGACGACCCGAGCTACGAACAGAACGACGACAACGGTGTGCGTGAGGTCTACGGCCTGGAGGACGAGGACCAGCTGAACCAGGACCTCGGATCGGTGTCGACCTCGGCCGGTCGCTGCCTCGCGTTCCCGAACGTCCTGCAGCACCGCGTCGGCTCGTTCCGCCTGACCGACCCGACCCGGCCGGGGCACCGCAAGATCCTCGCGTTCTTCCTGGTCGACCCGTCGGAAACGATCGTCTCCACCTCCGATGTGCCGCCGCAACAGCCGTGGTCCGACACCTCGACCATGACGCTGGAGCAGGCCAAGGGCTACCGCGAGGAACTGATGCGGGAACGCAAGTTCTTCGTCGCCGAGCACAACGAGGAGCTCTACGAGCGGGAGTTCTCCCTCTGCGAGCACTGAGCCTGGGCAGCGTGGAGGACCTGGACCACGTGGACCCTTGAAGTCCGGCTGAAGCATGGGGTGTTGGGGGCTGGGCCAGGGCGCGTCTCTTCGACTGGCTGGCTGGCTGGCTGGTCGATCGGACGCGCCCGTCCGACGAGCGATTACTGAGGCCCGATCCGTTCGGCCAGAGCGACGATGATTCCCGAGGGGCCGCGGAGGTTGCAGAGTCGGTAGACGTTCTCGTACTCCGCCACCTCGCCGAGGAGTTCGGCGCCGTGGCGGCGCAGGCGGGCGATCGTGTCGTCGATGTCGTCGACGGCGAACATGACACGGTGCAGGCCCAGCGTGTGGGGCGGCGGGTTCAGCGGTCCGGTGGTGATCGCCGCGGGGGCGTGGAACTTCGTCAGCTCCAGCTTGCCGTGGCCGTCCGGGGTGCGCATCATCGCGATGGCGCTGCGGACACCGTCGAGGCCGACCATCCGGTCCGCCGCGATTCCCTCGATCTCCGCCTCGCCTTCCAGCTCCATGCCGAGCTCGGTGAAGAAGGCGACGGCAGCCTTCAGGTCGTCGACGACGATGCCTACGTTGTCCATCCGCTGAATCGTCACGGGGGTGCTCCTTGGTCGGTCGCGCAGTCCGTTCCGGCTACTGGTACCCCTGGGACGAAGCCGGTGCCGCATTTTCGACACTCGGAAGTGTCGATGCCCTGACGTCGATGCCCTGACCTGGACTACCGACTGGCCCGGTCTCCGGTCCTGCCGGCGGCCCTGTCCACCATCGCCCCGGCAGACCCGTCGGGTACGGGCGGCGCCGCAGTAGTCCCGGTACTCCCGGGACTCCCGGTACTCCCGTTACGCCCCTCCCTCGTGGCCCCCGCCACCGGCCGCGCCGACTTCATACCGGACGTACCTGTGCCCGCCCCCGGGCCCACGCCGTTGTCCGCGCCCTTCCGCTTCAACCGCCCGTCCCGCCCGTCCTTCTGCCCCTTGCGGGAGCCGGACGCCGCAGCGGACTTCCCAGACGTCCCAGACGTCCCAGACGTCCCAGACGTCCCAGACTTCCCGGACTTCCCGCACTTCTCCGCCGGCGGCAGCATCGGGAAACTCCCGGTGCTCGTCGGCGCGTGCTCGGGCAGGAACAGCACCGCGACCGCGCCCTGGGCGGGGGCGTCCTCGGGTGCGCCGGGCCGTCGTACGTTGCGGAAGGTGAGCTCGGCGCCGAGGACGCGGGCCTGTCCGGCGGCGATGGTGAGTCCCAGGCCGTGGCCGCGGCCCGCCCGGTCCTTGCTGCCGGTGCGGAACCGGCTCGGGCCCTCGGCGAGCAGTTCCTCGGGGAAACCGGAACCGTGGTCCTGCACCCGCACCATCCGCCCGTCGACGGTGATCTCGACCGGCGGCGCCCCGTGCCGCGCCGCGTTGGCGAGCAGGTTGCCGAGTATGCGTTCCAGGCGCCGGGGGTCGGTGACGACCTCCGACTCCCGTACGACATGGACGGTGACATTGGCGTCGGAGGTGCCGATCCGCCGGGAGACGAACTCGCCGAGCAGGATGCCCTGGAGCTCGGCCCGTTCGGCCGCGCTGTCCAGGCGGGCCACTTCGAGTACGTCCTCGACGAGTGTGCGCAGCGCCTGCGCGCGGTCCTTGACCAGTTCGCTCGGGCGGCCGGGCGGCAGCAGTTCGGCGGCCGTGAGCAGGCCGGTCACCGGGGTGCGCAGCTCGTGCGCGATGTCGGCGGTGACCCGGCGTTCGGCCTCCAGGCGTTGCCGTAGCGCGTCGGCCATACCGTCAACGGCACGGGCCAGGTCGTCGGTCTCGTCGCGTACGACTCCGCCTATGGCGTCCCGTACCCGTACCTCGGACTCGCCCTGCGCGACCTCTCGCGCCGCGGTGGCGGCCTTGCGCAGGCGGCGCGAGAGCTGGCCGCCGATGAGGACGCCGAGCGCGCAGCCGCCGAGCACGACCGAGAGCGAGCCGATCCACAGGGCGCGGTCGAGGTCGTTGAGCACGGTCGCGTTGCGGTCGGGGAAGGGGCTGTGCACGGACAGGACGCGGCCGTCGGCGAGCGGCACGGCGGCCCAGATGTCCGGCGCGCCGGAGGCCGTGACATAGGTGACCCGGCGCCCGGCCTCGGCGCGCTTGCGCAGCTCGCCGGGCATCGCCTTGTCGTCGATGCTGGCGCCGAACTGCTCACGGCCGCTGTTCTCGTAGATCCGCTGGGCGTACTGGATCCGCTCGTCCTGCATGTCGCGGGCGTTGTCCAGCATCGACACCTGGGCGGCGTTGTGCACCACCAGGCTGAGCGCCAGCGCCACGAAGGCGCCGACCAGCGCGATGGCCGCGCTCATCTTCCAGCGCAGCCCGCCGCGCAGCGAGGCGCGTACCCGGGCCGCGATCCGGCCCCGCATCTTCCTCACCTGCGCCTCCTCACGCCGGACTGCCTGTCGCCGTCACCGGTGCCGTCTTCGGTACGTGTCACGTCCGCTCAGCCCCGCAGCTTGTAGCCGAAGCCGCGGACCGTCTCGATGCGGTCCTGGCCGATCTTGGTCCGCAGCCGCTGCACATGGACGTCGACGACCCGGGTGTCACCGCCCCAGCCGTAGTCCCAGACGCGTTCCAGGAGCTTGTCCCGGGACAGTACGGTGCCTGGCGCCCGCGAGAACTCCAGGAGCAGTCGCATCTCGGTCGGTGTCAGCGAGACCAGCGCGCCCGCGCGCCGGACCTCCATGCCCTCGGTGTCGATCTCCAGCTCGCCGAAGCGCAGCGTCCCGGACCCGGCCGGTTCCTCGGCGGGCCGGTCGGTGTCCCGGGCGGCGGCCCCGCCCGCGTGCCCGAAGCGGCGCAGCACGGCGCGGATACGGGCGACCAGTACGGCACCGTCGAACGGCTTGGTGACGTAGTCGTCGGCGCCCGCCTCCAGGCCGAGGACGACGTCGATGGAGTCGGCGCGCGCCGAGAGCATGATCACCGGCACCGTGGACTCGTCCCGGATGCGGCGGCACAGGCTCACCCCGTCCAGGCCCGGCACCATCACGTCGAGCAGGGCGATGTCGGGCCGTACCGCGCGGAAGGACTCCAGACCGTGCAGTCCGTCGGCGACCGCGGTCACGCTGAATCCGTCCCGCTCCAGGGCGAGTTGGGTCGCCTCACGGATGACGTCGTCGTCCTCGACGAACAGGACGTGCGTCTGCTGGTTCATCGCTGGCTGCCGTTCTGCTTCTCTGTTCCGGGGTCGGGTCGGTCCGGGCGGTTGTGTCCGGGTCGGTGACCGGGGTCAGTTCCCGGCCGGGTTCTGCGGGTCGCCGACCACATTGCTGTAGTCGGTCTGGCTTCTGCCCCGCACCGTGAAGCGTCCGTCGGCCCACCCGTAGGTGAGGACCTCTTCGCTGGACGGGTAGGAGACCGGGTCGTTCTCTCCGTAGAACTGCTGGGTCACGACGAGCTTGCCGTTGTCGATCTCCGCGTACACCGGCGGCGTCTCGGTCTCGAAGACGTGGACGTACTTACCGTCCACGAAGCGGTAGACGTACGTACCGATGCCGACCGCGTCACCACAGGTCATGACGTTGACCACGACGTCGTCGGAGCGGCCGCCGGTGAGCTTGCCGTAGCTGACGTCGACCGGGTACTTGCCCTCGTCGCCGCAGGGCTCCAGGTCCTGGCGGATCTGCCGGTCGACCTTCGGGTCCCTGCGGACCAGTTCCACCGCGTCGACCTTCGAGGAGGACGGGGTCCTGGACCGCGAGACGGGCTCGCTGCTGCTGCGCACCGGACCCTCGTCACGGACGCCCGTGCCGTCGGTGCCGCAGCCGGTCACCAGGACGCCGACAGCGGCGAGCACGACCGTGGTCGCACTCGCCGCCACTCCCGATTTCGGTACTAGGCCGCGCACCGTTCAGCTTCCTCATCCCCGACACTGCCGATGTCGCAGTGTTCGCCGTGTTCCTCGCGGACGCCCCGCTCGCGCCCCACCCCGGCGTCCCTGCGCTCCAGCTCCTCGCGGAGCCGGGCGAGTGCGCGGTGCAGCGTGCTCTTGACGGTACCCGCCGACATGCCGAGCGCGGCAGCGGTCTCCTGGGTCGACATCTGCTCCCAGTGTCGCAGCACCACGACACTGCGCTGCTTCGGTGCGAGCACCGTCATC
This is a stretch of genomic DNA from Streptomyces sp. NA04227. It encodes these proteins:
- a CDS encoding cation transporter gives rise to the protein MTAEISVSLGPSPARRDALARRIRLLVAATITYNVIEAIVALTAGARASSTALIGFGLDSVIEVSSAAAVAWQFSARDHAAREAREQRTLRIIAVSFFALAAYVTFDAARALTGTGEAERSVLGIVIAALSLAVMPFLSAAQRRTGRELGSASAVADSKQTLLCTYLSAVLLVGLLLNATLGWSWADPIAALVIAAIAVKEGRDAWQGKGCCAPPAAAMGAPLNETDDACGCRPGCDCCG
- a CDS encoding VOC family protein, with product MDNVGIVVDDLKAAVAFFTELGMELEGEAEIEGIAADRMVGLDGVRSAIAMMRTPDGHGKLELTKFHAPAAITTGPLNPPPHTLGLHRVMFAVDDIDDTIARLRRHGAELLGEVAEYENVYRLCNLRGPSGIIVALAERIGPQ
- a CDS encoding DUF4246 domain-containing protein; translated protein: MTALTAFPLPFQSSRSTGFATPRTLRELQMMECSAHIRAKPGWFEKRNDADIVAKWTREAIAQGLTEAQVRYVLAELAHYAALRDERTGIEVSTVDGVWHSDALVEDSLGSRLREAVRVLEEVPEAEKDWHPGSDGQVLDLVHPSLFCLVNGVSGGPERAWRNPTNRYARYEFSEKFQWLPTDVDVREDGEVVFRSYVNNVHPEDHRELAAVLPELFARMRPLFENVLTDLRHPRPLRIEADPYGWYDSEPEYPDKDSYSDDAAYQEAVRTYEAAQDDWWENRCPVVPDAPDFTPPEVPEDSARIDLRGRRLQVIVKLATIQLTPDKPEYDGGSWHVEGMLNERIVSTGIYYWDSENITESTLGFRAALDDPSYEQNDDNGVREVYGLEDEDQLNQDLGSVSTSAGRCLAFPNVLQHRVGSFRLTDPTRPGHRKILAFFLVDPSETIVSTSDVPPQQPWSDTSTMTLEQAKGYREELMRERKFFVAEHNEELYEREFSLCEH
- a CDS encoding DUF397 domain-containing protein; translation: MVNNRSLRSTDLPGADWRKSSYSGGNAGQCVEVSINLVASCGMVPVRDSKNPSGPVLGVHVDAFSSFVAGVKAGHLGTV
- a CDS encoding DUF397 domain-containing protein, whose protein sequence is MAIESPRWFKSSYSSGGEQCIEIADLRRSSLAAVAVRDSKEPDGPALLVEPAAFAGFATFAATFEV
- a CDS encoding helix-turn-helix transcriptional regulator → MLSVATDIEVLARFGRALADPIRCRILLALRDAPAYPADLADALDISRTRLSNHLACLRDCGLVVTAPDGRRTRYELADERLGHALDDLRTAVVAVETDRTCPDADEKGCC
- the cseB gene encoding two-component system response regulator CseB, translating into MNQQTHVLFVEDDDVIREATQLALERDGFSVTAVADGLHGLESFRAVRPDIALLDVMVPGLDGVSLCRRIRDESTVPVIMLSARADSIDVVLGLEAGADDYVTKPFDGAVLVARIRAVLRRFGHAGGAAARDTDRPAEEPAGSGTLRFGELEIDTEGMEVRRAGALVSLTPTEMRLLLEFSRAPGTVLSRDKLLERVWDYGWGGDTRVVDVHVQRLRTKIGQDRIETVRGFGYKLRG
- a CDS encoding DUF397 domain-containing protein, which encodes MTGADWFKSSYSGGEDNCIEVAANLVASHGMVPVRDSKNPNGPALGIPADAFSSFVAGVKAGQLGTF